The genomic interval CAAAAGCTCACGCACATAATGATTACGAGCATACCCGTCCATTAACAGATGCCCTGGAGCATGGATTTACGAGTGTAGAAGCTGATGTTTGGCTTGTTGATGGTGAACTCCTTGTTGCACATGATAAAGAGGATTTACGACCAGATCGAACATTGAAATCACTATATCTTGACCAAATGAAGGAAAGAGTTAAAGATAATAATGGAGCCGTTTATCCAGGATATGATAAAGAGTTCATCCTATGGATCGATGTGAAGTCGGAGGATGTAGCGACCTATCAAGTTATCCATGAACAGCTTAAAAAATATCAAAACATGCTTACAAAGTTTTTGCCTTCAGGGGTAAAACCGGGGGCGATTACTGTTTATATTTCAGGAAATCGTCCAAAAGATCTAATGGAGAACCAGCCCGTTCGCTATGCAGCCTATGATGGACGAATGAGTGACCTTGATTCAGGTGCATCCAATGAGTTTATGCCAATTATTAGTGATAATTGGACAAAACATTTTACATGGATGGGTGTAGGTGAG from Metabacillus sediminilitoris carries:
- a CDS encoding phosphatidylinositol-specific phospholipase C/glycerophosphodiester phosphodiesterase family protein is translated as MKKFLAVLTLIASVFMLSFTNVFAVAGESNSPLSKQETVVPLAKAHAHNDYEHTRPLTDALEHGFTSVEADVWLVDGELLVAHDKEDLRPDRTLKSLYLDQMKERVKDNNGAVYPGYDKEFILWIDVKSEDVATYQVIHEQLKKYQNMLTKFLPSGVKPGAITVYISGNRPKDLMENQPVRYAAYDGRMSDLDSGASNEFMPIISDNWTKHFTWMGVGEMPKNERDKLNNIVLTAHDNGQKVRFWATPDIASPARDAVWKELLKAGVDFINTDDLAGLQLFLMKNDPQPSEPNITWETTNNNK